The segment CGAGCCGACCTCGCTGAGGGGGTTCGGTAGGAAGTCCGTTCGGACGTTCTTGTTCATGGGAGCCCAGGACGCGCCGTCGTCCTTCGTCTCGAACACGCCAGCGCAGCTCACCCCGACGTAGACGTGGCGGCTGTCGCGCGGATCGACGAGGATTGAGTGGATGCCGGCGTTGTTGCGCCCGCCGCCGAACCATCCGGTCCGAGACGGGTGGTTCCAGAGGGAATCGACCAGTTGCCACGAATCGCCGCCATCATCGCTGCGGAAGAGCCCTCCGGGCTCGGTTCCGGCGTAGAGACGCTCGGGTTCGTGCGCCCCGCCCGCCGCCAAGGACCAGATATAGAGCGTCGATGCCGGCACGCCGGGTTTGATCTCGGAGCCGTCGGGGTAGGTCGGAGCGGGCACCTCGTCCCACGTCGCGCCGCCGTCGGTCGAGCGCGAGAGTTTGCGCCCCCAGTGACCGTGGTCGAGGCTCGCCCAAACGGTTCCCGAGCGCGGATCCGTGAAGGCGTAGGGCACGGGAACGCCGATGAACGCCTCGTGGGCGGTCTCCCAGCCGCCGTTGCCGCGCTCCAGGATGAGCAGACCCTTGTGCGTGCCGAGCAGAAGCCGAACCGAAGAAGACGTCACCGGACACCTCTTTCGTCACATCATGAAGGGCGGAACGAACTAACCGCCGGACAGCGCCTGGAAGACCGACACGACGTCGCTCTCCGCCACGGCGTCGGACAGTCGGCGGCGGTCCCGAATCAGATCGTCGCCGACGAACACGTTGACGTGCGGACGCAGCGCGCCCTGGTCATCGACGATGTAGTCGCGGAGCCCGGGGTACGCCGCATCGACGGCAGCGACGACCTCGCGGACCGTCACGCCCGTGACGTCGACTTCCGCGAGGTTCGGGAAGAAGCGTTTCAGATGGTGCGTGAACACCACGCGCGGCACGGAAGGACCCCTCACCTACCTCACCTACTCATAGCCAGTGAGACAGTTGACGAAGGGCGTCAAGGGGTCGTTTCACCGATGGCGGGTTCGTGAAGGCACGGCCATTTCGTGGTACTAGACCCAGCAGTGCGAGTCTACGCGAGTGTCGGCAGTTGGGATGAAACTCGATCGCCCGAGCATTACCGATTGTGGACTCGATCCGGCATCCGACGTATCCCGTTCATGAAATGGCAGTCTCGCGGAGGTGGCGTCATTTGCGTCGCTGGCGTGCAGCACATATCATATGGGAGAGAGGGAAGCGCCATGGCTACGACAGACCTGCTGTCTGCGGAAGTGGCGACGTTCGAGAGCCTTCGGAAGGAACTCATCGGCTGCGCCGTTGGGAAGTACGCCCTCGTCCACGGCGACGAACTATGCGGCGTGTTCGAGAGCAACAAGGATGCGATCCGGCAGGGATACGAGCGTTTCGGGAACGCGCCGTTCCTGGTGAAGCAGGTTGTCGAGGTCGAGATCCCGCAGCACTTCACGTCCAACCTGATGGGCGTCTAGATGCCCTCGTTCACGCACCAGGTTGCGAACCTCCTCCAGGACGGGCCTCTCGTAGAAGTTCGCTTTGGAATCGGCGCCGTGCTCGCAGATATCCTACGGAAGCAGGGATCCGCCATTCCAGAGTTTGTGGCTGGTCATGCTCTGATCGACACTGGGGCTACCCGAACCGTTGTGCGACAGGATATCCTGCAACAACTCCACCTGAATCCGGTGGGTGTAACCCACATTACCACAGCATCTTCTCAAGGCGTTCGTTGTTATGAGTACCTTGCTCGGATCGTGTTCCCGAGCAATGTGGTCATTGAAACCGTCGTTATCGGCGCTCCGCTGAGAGGGCAACCGATCAACTGCCTCGTCGGGCGGGACATACTCTCTCAGTCCGTCCTCGTCTACGTCGGATACACGAACACCTTCACGCTCAGCTTCTGAACCGGCGTCCGCTAGCGCTGCCGTCACTCGCCGATGCGGAACGTCCCCCGCCCGACGACCTGCT is part of the Candidatus Poribacteria bacterium genome and harbors:
- a CDS encoding glycosyl hydrolase — protein: MTSSSVRLLLGTHKGLLILERGNGGWETAHEAFIGVPVPYAFTDPRSGTVWASLDHGHWGRKLSRSTDGGATWDEVPAPTYPDGSEIKPGVPASTLYIWSLAAGGAHEPERLYAGTEPGGLFRSDDGGDSWQLVDSLWNHPSRTGWFGGGRNNAGIHSILVDPRDSRHVYVGVSCAGVFETKDDGASWAPMNKNVRTDFLPNPLSEVGSDPHCVVACPSHPAAMWQQNHCGIFRTTDGAASWTDVSEPDGLARFGFAVAVDAENPDVAWVVPAQADEKRV
- a CDS encoding MoaD/ThiS family protein encodes the protein MFTHHLKRFFPNLAEVDVTGVTVREVVAAVDAAYPGLRDYIVDDQGALRPHVNVFVGDDLIRDRRRLSDAVAESDVVSVFQALSGG